The DNA window CATTACAAGCATTCTTTGAAGCCGAAAAATGTAAACCAAAAACATTCAAGCTTAAATACCTTCTTTTATGTTTACTCCCCATTTTTCTAACGAAAACGATCCAAAGGATAATTCATGAAAAGAGTTAGTGTAGTTATTCCAACCTATAATTGTGCTGATTACATCACTGAGGCTGTTGATAGTGTTCTTAATCAAACATATAAGGAGATCGAGGTGGTTGTTATAGATGACGGATCAACTGATCAAACAAAACATATACTCTCGGTGTATAATGATAAGATAATGTATTTATATCAAGAAAATCATGGGGTTGCGGTTGCACGAAACAAAGGCATAGAGGTATCTAACGGTGATTATATTTCCTTTTTAGATTCTGATAATAAATGGCTTCCGGATCTTTTGGCAGATAGCGTAGCAATTCTAGAAAACAAACCAGATATTGGTCTTGTGCATAGTGGAAAAATCAGAATTAACGAAAATGGCGATGTTATTGAGGATCATTCGCAGAAAAAGGGTATAAAGCACCTTTCAGGATATATATATAAAAATCTTCTTTTACGAAAAGCAAACTTTAACCTGTCGTCTGTTGTTGTTCGAATGAAATGTATCGAAGAAGTCGGCATGTTTGATGTAAACCTTTCAAAGATCGGTTGTGAGGATAGAGATTTTTTTATCAGAATAGCAAAAAAATATAAGATACAATATATCAATAAACCTTTATATTTGGGGAGATTTCGAGAATCGAGCATGAGTGCTAATTACACCAATATGATGCGTGGACGATACTATATAGTGGATAAATATTGTCCTCCGCATAAAGGATTGAACTTTTTCAGAAATAAAGCCCTTAGTGCAATCCACTTGCAAAGAGGAGACAGCGATATTTGGAAATCGGAATATGAATCTGGCTTGAAAGAGTATTATAGATCCATCCGGTTATTCCCATTTAACATAACATTGTATTTTCGGCTCATAAAAACTTATGTCAAGATACTCCTGCATGGTGGTTTAAAAAGAAAAAAATCAACTTGATAATAAGTTATGAAAACAACATTATCTTACAGAATGAAGAGATTGATACGAGTTTTTATGAGTAAAAGTGGTTTTAATCATATCCTTAGGAAGTTCTATAAAAACAAAATAATTATTATAATGTATCATAACTTTTATGATGAGAATCATAAGAAACATACAAATGTAGGTCTCGACATTTCTTGCTTTGAGAAGCAGTTGCAATATCTTAGAACATATTACAATCCAATCAGTTTGCATGAGTTAGTAAATTATATTCAAAATGAGGTGCCTATCCCTGAAAACGCTGCTGTTCTTACTTTTGATGATGGGTATATGAATAATTATACCCTGGCATTTCCCCTGTTAGAAAAATACCAGATTCCTGCAACGATTTTCATGACCATGGATTTTATTTATAATAGCTTATGGATTTGGGTAAATGCACTCGAATATATTATTTCAAAAGCCAGTATAAAACACTTCAGTATTTCTATTCCTGATCGTGGTCTCGTAACCTTCACTATAGAGAATGAAGAAGAAAAAGCTAAAGTGTACAAGCAGTTGAAAGAAATGTTAAAGGAATTTCACCCATCAATGATTGATAACATAATATCTGAATTAAAAAAAAATTTAAATGTAAAGATCGGTTATAACGAGGTCATTAATTATCAAATGTTGGATGAAAGCACAATAAAAAAAATGTCATCTCCTTTAGTCGATTTCGGTTCCCATACCCTTTCTCATCCGATTTTAACAAGACTTAATACCGAAGAAGTTATTCACGAGATTAAGGATTCAAAAGAAATCCTTGAAAGAATTCTGGGAGAAGAAGTTGAGTATTTCTGTTACCCAAATGGTGATTACAATGAAGAAATCGTTGCAATCGTAAAAGAGCATTACAAAGCAGCTCTTTCAACGGACAGTGGTTTTGTGGACAAAAGTTCTAATATATTTCTTTTACCTCGTATTGCTGCAAAAGCTGATTTTGACCATTTTGTCTGGTCACTTGTTCATCCAGAAACATAAAATTATGAAAATCTAATATGCGAGATAAAAACAGATTTGGCATACTGAAACCTAGTATCGATGCACACACCTTAGGAATTGTCACTATTTCGCAAATCCTTGAACAATGCGATTTTAATGTCATTGTTGGAGATCAATATATCGAAAAAGCTGTTGATAATATTTCTCATGACACCTATTTTAAAGTCATTGAAAATTGGATCTTGGATAATCACCTTTCTCATTTAGGATTCAGTTATAGACTTGATCCTATTGAAGGAGTTGAGCTTTTCAACATATTGATGTATAAGATCATAAAAAGCACTCGACTTCTACAAACGAATAAAAACCTTTCAACAAATCTTTATTTTGCAGGTTTAAAAAGTGCTTGTGATAAAATTGAAGAGCTGTATAATGGAAAAGTAAGAACTTTTATTGGTGACGAAAGAATTGATGAAGTCATTGCAAAATTCAATATTCCTGAATCAAAAATTCCCAAAGCATATATACAGCAATCTCAATATGATAAGATACTGTACGGTTTTTCTCAAAATCTCATTTCAAAAGAACTTCATCACCAAGGAAATTTCTCACAGGATTATCATTATCCCGAATATGGTACATTCAACGATTCTCTGATAAAAAGATTATCATTTGCCCAAAAAGTCCACTCTTTACCTCTTATACGTTGTCATGTTGGACCTTATTTAAAAAATCGGGAAGAAGCTCTAACTCTTTTTTCTGAATGGTTAAAGGATCTCTCCAAGAGCGGGTTGCTGGATATTGTATCTGTAGGTTCATCACAACTGAGTCAGTCCCATTTTGGTGAAGATTGGGGTGATAGACCTAATGGAGGAGGTGTTCCAATCAATTCGGAACTTGATCTCAAAGTCACTTGGGAATGTTCTCTTCCAATGCTTGTGAGGTCATATTCCGGAACGAATAATGTCCCGAAAGTAGCACAGATACTTGAAGAAAATCTTAATATGGCATGGCACGCTCTATCCTTATGGTGGTTCAATCAACTTGATGGGAGAGGATCCTTAAGTCTTAAAGAAAATCTAAAACAGCACATTCATGCAATGCAATATATCTCATC is part of the Candidatus Cloacimonadota bacterium genome and encodes:
- a CDS encoding glycosyltransferase, which translates into the protein MKRVSVVIPTYNCADYITEAVDSVLNQTYKEIEVVVIDDGSTDQTKHILSVYNDKIMYLYQENHGVAVARNKGIEVSNGDYISFLDSDNKWLPDLLADSVAILENKPDIGLVHSGKIRINENGDVIEDHSQKKGIKHLSGYIYKNLLLRKANFNLSSVVVRMKCIEEVGMFDVNLSKIGCEDRDFFIRIAKKYKIQYINKPLYLGRFRESSMSANYTNMMRGRYYIVDKYCPPHKGLNFFRNKALSAIHLQRGDSDIWKSEYESGLKEYYRSIRLFPFNITLYFRLIKTYVKILLHGGLKRKKST
- a CDS encoding polysaccharide deacetylase family protein; the protein is MSKSGFNHILRKFYKNKIIIIMYHNFYDENHKKHTNVGLDISCFEKQLQYLRTYYNPISLHELVNYIQNEVPIPENAAVLTFDDGYMNNYTLAFPLLEKYQIPATIFMTMDFIYNSLWIWVNALEYIISKASIKHFSISIPDRGLVTFTIENEEEKAKVYKQLKEMLKEFHPSMIDNIISELKKNLNVKIGYNEVINYQMLDESTIKKMSSPLVDFGSHTLSHPILTRLNTEEVIHEIKDSKEILERILGEEVEYFCYPNGDYNEEIVAIVKEHYKAALSTDSGFVDKSSNIFLLPRIAAKADFDHFVWSLVHPET
- a CDS encoding cobalamin-binding protein, translating into MRDKNRFGILKPSIDAHTLGIVTISQILEQCDFNVIVGDQYIEKAVDNISHDTYFKVIENWILDNHLSHLGFSYRLDPIEGVELFNILMYKIIKSTRLLQTNKNLSTNLYFAGLKSACDKIEELYNGKVRTFIGDERIDEVIAKFNIPESKIPKAYIQQSQYDKILYGFSQNLISKELHHQGNFSQDYHYPEYGTFNDSLIKRLSFAQKVHSLPLIRCHVGPYLKNREEALTLFSEWLKDLSKSGLLDIVSVGSSQLSQSHFGEDWGDRPNGGGVPINSELDLKVTWECSLPMLVRSYSGTNNVPKVAQILEENLNMAWHALSLWWFNQLDGRGSLSLKENLKQHIHAMQYISSTGKPFEPNVPHHFSFRGSDDLTYIASAYFAAKMAKKLGIQCLILQNMLNIPKYTTGIIDLIRSRALLKIVRSLEDKNFIVILQPRAGLNYFSPDIEKAKIQLGAVSALMSDIEYRQKNSPQIVHVVSYSEALYLADPQIIKDSIKITKSALLHYPLYRESQGIKDFIDNNYIHDAVDDLVSQVRILISNIEESIPNIYSVNGFFEIFKNGYFPVPFLWRCRDEFPNALCWKTKLTEHGTRLINDNGEELRVARRLEKVKELNEVNND